Part of the Labilibaculum antarcticum genome, TCATCCAAAAGTGGTAAAAGCAATTCAGAATCAGGCAGCCAAACTAATTCACATTTCAAACTTTTATTTGAGTGAGCCACAGGTGATGCTTTCTAAAAAGCTAGTGGAATTATCAGGTTTAGATCGGGTGTTTTTTGCGAATAGCGGAGCCGAATCTGTTGAAGGAGCTATTAAAATAGCACGTAAATATGCACATAGTATTGGACGGGGAGGAAATGTTATTTCTTTTGAAAACTCATTTCACGGACGCACATTGGCAACTATTGCAACTGGTAAAAAGGCATATCAAAAAGGATTTGATCCTATTCCACAAGGATTTTCTCAAGTGCCTTTTAATAATATTGAAGCCATAAAAAAAGCAGTCGATAAGAATACTGCAGCCATCATTATAGAGCCTATTCAGGGAGAAGGAGGTGTAAATGTTGCCAATAAAACTTTCTTAAATCAATTGAGAACTTTTTGTGATGAACAGGATATTGTGTTGATTTTCGATGAAATTCAGTGTGGTATTGGACGGACAGGAAAAATGTTTGCCAAAGAACATTTTGGGGTACAACCTGATATTATGACTTTAGCCAAAGCATTGGGCGGAGGTGTTCCAATTGGCGCCATTCTTTCGAATCAAAAAATAAGTGCAGCGATTGATTTTGGTGATCATGGAACTACCTTCGGAGGAAACCCTTTGGTGTGCGCAGCTTCATTGGCAACATTAGAAGTTATTGAAACAGAAAAATTATTGAAACAGTCGGAGGAAAAAGGCAATTGGTTAAAATCGGAAATTGCAGCAATGGAAAATCCGGATATCAAAAAAATCCGAGGACTAGGATTGATGATTGGCATAGAATTTAATTTTGAAACAAAGCCTTTAGTACAGAAAATGCTTGAAAATGGCGTGTTGGCAAATTCTACTTCCGATACTGTTTTACGCTTGGTACCGCCTTTAAATATAAGTTATGAAGATTTGGGAAAGGCAATGGACGTATTAAAAAAATCATTAAAAGAAATAAAAGGCAATGACTAAAAAGAAAATAGGAATTATCGGCGCAACTGGTTATACCGGATCAGAACTGGTGCGTATTCTTACCAATCACCCCGATGTTGAGATTAGCATGATTACTTCTGAAAGCCGGACAGGAGAATTATTTTCTGATGTGCATCCTTTTTTACAGGGAATTGCGGATCAAAAATTGGTATCGGTTAATCAAATAGATGAATACGAACTTGATCTTGTTTTTCTTGCTTTGCCACACGGCGTTTCCATGGATTTTGTGAAACGTTTTAAAGACAAATCTTTTAAAATTATTGATCTTTCCGGGGATTTCCGTTTGAGTACACAAGAGGTTTATGAAGAATGGTATAAAATTCCGCATATCTATCCAAAAGGCATTGAAAAAGCTGTTTTCGGGAGTCCTGAATTGTATTTTGATGAAATTAAACAAGCACATTTAATTGCGAATCCAGGCTGTTTTCCCACAAGTGCAATTTTAGGTCTGGCGCCTCTACTAAAAGCCAACCTGATTGAAACAGATCGAATTATTGTGGATTCAAAAACGGGTGTTACAGGAGCAGGAATAAAAGCTAAAACAGTAAACCTTTATTCGAACGTAAATGATAATTTTAAGGCATACGGATTAAAAAATCATCGCCATACGATTGAAATACAAGGAGTGTTGGATAAAGTTTCAGGAAAAAATACCTGCATTCAATTTACACCGCATTTATTGCCGGTTGACAGGGGAATCCTGACATCAATTTATGTGCGCCCAACTGAAAAACTGGATGAAATCAAACTAAAAGAACTTTATGCTGACTTTTACGCAAATGCGCCTTTTGTCAGATTGAGAAAGCAGGAACCAGCTATTAAAGATGTGAGGGGAACCAATTATTGTGATTTATATGTAACGTATGATGAGCGCACTAATATGGTGATTATTATTAGTGTTATTGACAACCTTATTAAAGGAGCTGCAGGACAAGCAGTTCAAAATATGAATATCATGTTTGGTCTGGAAGAAACCAAAGGATTAAATCTAATTCCACTAAACCCTTAATTTTTTAATTAAAAAAAATAAACATCTACAATATTTATGGATATGATTAAAAATATAACAAACGTAAGAGGAATATCCTGCTGGGGAGCACATACAGGTGTCAAATCTATGCGTAGGGATTTAGCCATCATTTATTCGAGTGTTCCGGCAAGTGCCGCTGCGGTATTTACGCAGAACCAGGTAGTGGCGGCACCAGTTACCGTATCGAGAAATAATATTGCTGATGGTAAAGCGCAGGCAATTGTAATAAATGCAGGAAATGCCAATGCAGCCACAGGAAAACAAGGAATGGAAGGCGCAAAAGCAATGACAAATGCATTGGCTGAAGAGTTGGGTATTGACGAGAATTTAGTATTAGTAGCATCTACTGGTATTATAGGCGTAAAATTTCCAACTACAGAAATTGTTGAAGGTATTCGGGAAAATGCAAAAAATATAACCAACAGATCCAACGCAGGATCATTTGTTGCAAATGCGATTTTAACCACCGATACATTTGCCAAAGAAGGCTTCATGGAGTATGAAGTTGATGGACGTGAAATTAATATGGGCGGAATTGCGAAAGGCTCTGGAATGATTCATCCCAATATGGCCACGATGTTGGCGTTTATTGTTACGGATATCGCCATTGAACCTAAACTTTTAAAAACTGCAGTAAAGGAGACGGTTGATAAATCATTTAATATGATTACGGTGGATGGCGATACTTCAACCAATGATATGGTTATTGTATTGGCTAATGGTTTGGCTCAAAATGAGATGATCAAATCAACAAAAGACAAAGATTACGCCATTTTCAAAAAACATCTTGAAGAAATGATGATCCATTTGGCTCAGCTTATCGTTTCAGATGGGGAAGGAGCCTCAAAGTTTATCGAATATGAAATAGTGAATGCACCATCGGAGGATTATGCAAGAACAATGATTCGAAAAATTTCAGATTCTGCCCTTGTTAAAACAGCCATGTATGGCCGCGATCCAAATTGGGGTAGAATTATCAGTGCTGCAGGGAATGCAGGTCTTCCTTTTGATTATGAAAAAATGGATCTTTTTATTGGTTCGGATAAAAAATTGGAAAAGGTTCTTGAAAAGGGCACTCCTTTAGAATTCGACTATAACTATATTAAAAAATTATTGAGGGAATCACATCTTAAAATTTTGCTGGATCTTCACGATGGAAAAGCCAAATCGAAAGGATGGGGAACCGATTTAACAACCGATTATGTGTTGTTTAATTCTGTATACACAACTTGATATGTAAACTTAGAAAAAAACTAAAAGCAAATTTTGATTTTCTCAATGCTCTTTTTAAAAAGAGTGATATTGAATGGTGTATAGTGTAATAGGCTGCCACTAGGTTATTAGCCTAGCGGATAAGCTCTCTCACAACTTTAACAAACACCAGCGAGCTACTAGAATTGGTTTGTTCAAAATAAAACGCATAAAAAATCCGGTAGTCATTTCTGACTACCGGATTTTTTGATTTTATTCTTGCCTTAAATCGACTTCGAGAACATATTGTCTTCCCCGCTTTTTGCGTATCGAAGTTTGTTATCGAATAACTTGGCTATATTTCTCAGGAAGATCATACCCAAATCGGTTACGATCAATTTTTCATTGTCAACAGTAATAATTTTCTCATCAGCCAATACCTGCAGTTCTTCCTTGATTGTTGCCGGCAAATAAGCCTTTAAATCGTCTGTAAAACTCAATTCGCGACGACAGGTAATATCCAGTATCGCTCGTTTCACAATCACATCCTCATCGCTTAAGAAGTAGCCTTTCTCCAAATTAAGCTTATCGTTCATCGAAGCCTCTTCGTAAGCCTTAATCAGCTTAATATTTTGTGCGTAGGCATACTTTGCATCAGAAATAGAAGATGCTCCCAAACCGACTAACAATTCGGTGTGCGAAGTGTTGTATCCCATGAAATTACGGTGCAGTCGCTTCGCCTCGCGGGCAATATACAATTCGTCGTGAGGCAAGGAAAAATGATCCATTCCCACATCGCTGTAGCCAAGTTCTGCCAGTTTTTCGTTTCCCAAGTCGTACAAAGCACGTTTCCCGGCACTATCAGGAATATCAGCATCGGTAAATATCCGCTGACCTTTGGTTTTCCAAGGTACATGAGCGTATGAATAGTAAGCAATTCGGTCTGGCATTAACTCCGAAACTTTATCGAAAGTATCACTAACAGAACTCAATTGCTGTTTTGGCAGTCCGTAAATTAAATCGAAGTTTACCGAATGATATCCAATCTCACGAGCAGCTAAAGTTACTTCCTTAACGGTTTCGAAACTTTGCGGGCGGTTAATTACTCTTTGTACCTCCGGATCGAAATCCTGAACTCCATAGCTCACTCTGCGAAATCCTACGTCGTACAATGCTTGTAAATGCTCACGAGTGGTATTATTCGGATGTCCTTCGAAACTAAATTCATGTTCAGGATGCAATTTTGAATTCTGCTTCAAGCCATTGATTAATCTTTGCAGATTTTCAGGCTTGAAAAAAGTTGGTGTTCCACCTCCTAAATGAAGCTCACGAATAATTGGCTTTTCTTGAAAAGTATCCAAATAAATTTGCCATTCCTTCAACAAAGCATCAATATATTGATCTTCTACGCCATGATTACGGGTAATCACTTTTGTGCATGCACAGTAAGTACAAAGCTTTTCGCAGTAAGGCAAGTGCACATAAACACTAATTCCATTCGAAACATTCGATTCATCAAAAGTGCGTTTCACCACCTTCAACCAATCTTCCACTTCTGGCCGTTCATTCCCCCAAAAAGGAACGGTTGGGTAACTTGTGTACCGAGGTACCGGCACATTATATTTTTCTATTAAAGATTCTCTGTCCATAACTAAATCATCTTATCGGATTAATACCGTACAAAGATATCTTTTTTTATAAGATAACGATCTTCGAGGACTTTACAATTGCATGAAAGCTTTGTAAATATGCGAGTTCGTCGACTTTTATCGTATATCTCACTGAAAGTAATAAGCACCCAATAAGTTCAGATGATTTCAGAAACTATTTAAATTTGTTTTTAGTATTAATTATCGGTAAAAATGAAGAATGACAAGGCAAATCTTATACGAATAGTGGTTCTATTTAAATGGAATTTAATACAGTTAGGCTTTATTGCTACCTATAAAAAAACGAAAGGATAAATTTTAAACAGTTTCTAAGTTGGCATTCAATCAAACATATCTGATATTTGTATAGGTACCAATCTGCTAAAGCGATGAAAAAAGAACTTCAACAAGAATTTATAGCAAAGTGGGGGAAATATTTCGGAAAGGATACCGAATTACCTATTTGTTTCTGGTATGGTAATGATAGAGTTCAGGATCAGGAAATTGTAGCCAAATCGTGGAACTGCATCATTGGTTTGTTGCATAAAATTCGCAAAGGATTTTCAGCCAGCTTTTCAGCCGATTCAATTGGATGCATGGAAGGCAAATGTTATTCTGGTTTTGCAGGCCGTCCTGCCGGACTAAACATGTTTCTGTCCACAGGTAAGGAGAAATATTTAAAGACCCCAGAAATAGCACAAAAAGCCATCGATCTGTTTCCTGTGTTTACTAGTCCTGCAAAATACATTACTTTTAAAACTTGGGATCAGCTGAACGAAACTGACGAACCCGAGGTTGTCATTTTCTTTGCTACTCCCGATGTTCTTTCCGGCTTGTTTACCCTTGCCAATTTCGACCAGACTGATCCTTTTACCAACATTGCGCCTTTTTCATCGGGTTGTGGATCAATAATCTCCTACCCTTTTCAGGAATGCAAAAAGGAAAACCCTAGAGCTATTTTAGGGATGTTTGATGTTTCGGCAAGACCCTATGTTCCAGAAAATACATTGAGCTATGCCATTCCGATGAAAAAATTTGAACAAATGATTCAAAACATGGACGACAGTTTTTTAACTACTGAAGATTGGGAAAAAGTAAAAAAGCGCATCTAATTCAAATGTATAATACGTCTTACCATCAAGCTATCTTCTCAAATTACATCTTAAACACAACAATCATTTTTATGAATTCGAACGAAATTGTCATTGTTATCAACCCAGGATCAACATCTACTAAAATCGCCTTATACAACAGAACGGAACTAATTAATGAACTTATTGTTCGTCATTCGCAAGTTGATCTTGATCAATTTCAAAAAGTTACCGATCAATTCGAATACCGATACCAAATGGTAGAAGATGGATTGGATGAAATGCTATCAAAAGAGGATCTGCATGTAGTCGGTATCGTTGGACGCGGAGGAATTGTAAAACCTCTTGAAGGAGGAACTTACAGAATTAACAACAGTTTTCTTGAAGATGCCAAAACGGGAAAATACGGTGATCATGCGTCTAATTTAGGCAGTATGCTGGCTAATAAGCTAGCCAAACACTTTAATTTGGATGAAAGTTTT contains:
- a CDS encoding aspartate aminotransferase family protein, which produces MIQKLNRTYDDLDKKYYLQTFKRYPLTFDHGKGSHIWDVEGNEYIDMLGGIAVNSVGHSHPKVVKAIQNQAAKLIHISNFYLSEPQVMLSKKLVELSGLDRVFFANSGAESVEGAIKIARKYAHSIGRGGNVISFENSFHGRTLATIATGKKAYQKGFDPIPQGFSQVPFNNIEAIKKAVDKNTAAIIIEPIQGEGGVNVANKTFLNQLRTFCDEQDIVLIFDEIQCGIGRTGKMFAKEHFGVQPDIMTLAKALGGGVPIGAILSNQKISAAIDFGDHGTTFGGNPLVCAASLATLEVIETEKLLKQSEEKGNWLKSEIAAMENPDIKKIRGLGLMIGIEFNFETKPLVQKMLENGVLANSTSDTVLRLVPPLNISYEDLGKAMDVLKKSLKEIKGND
- the argC gene encoding N-acetyl-gamma-glutamyl-phosphate reductase — encoded protein: MTKKKIGIIGATGYTGSELVRILTNHPDVEISMITSESRTGELFSDVHPFLQGIADQKLVSVNQIDEYELDLVFLALPHGVSMDFVKRFKDKSFKIIDLSGDFRLSTQEVYEEWYKIPHIYPKGIEKAVFGSPELYFDEIKQAHLIANPGCFPTSAILGLAPLLKANLIETDRIIVDSKTGVTGAGIKAKTVNLYSNVNDNFKAYGLKNHRHTIEIQGVLDKVSGKNTCIQFTPHLLPVDRGILTSIYVRPTEKLDEIKLKELYADFYANAPFVRLRKQEPAIKDVRGTNYCDLYVTYDERTNMVIIISVIDNLIKGAAGQAVQNMNIMFGLEETKGLNLIPLNP
- the argJ gene encoding bifunctional glutamate N-acetyltransferase/amino-acid acetyltransferase ArgJ, whose translation is MIKNITNVRGISCWGAHTGVKSMRRDLAIIYSSVPASAAAVFTQNQVVAAPVTVSRNNIADGKAQAIVINAGNANAATGKQGMEGAKAMTNALAEELGIDENLVLVASTGIIGVKFPTTEIVEGIRENAKNITNRSNAGSFVANAILTTDTFAKEGFMEYEVDGREINMGGIAKGSGMIHPNMATMLAFIVTDIAIEPKLLKTAVKETVDKSFNMITVDGDTSTNDMVIVLANGLAQNEMIKSTKDKDYAIFKKHLEEMMIHLAQLIVSDGEGASKFIEYEIVNAPSEDYARTMIRKISDSALVKTAMYGRDPNWGRIISAAGNAGLPFDYEKMDLFIGSDKKLEKVLEKGTPLEFDYNYIKKLLRESHLKILLDLHDGKAKSKGWGTDLTTDYVLFNSVYTT
- the hemN gene encoding oxygen-independent coproporphyrinogen III oxidase; its protein translation is MDRESLIEKYNVPVPRYTSYPTVPFWGNERPEVEDWLKVVKRTFDESNVSNGISVYVHLPYCEKLCTYCACTKVITRNHGVEDQYIDALLKEWQIYLDTFQEKPIIRELHLGGGTPTFFKPENLQRLINGLKQNSKLHPEHEFSFEGHPNNTTREHLQALYDVGFRRVSYGVQDFDPEVQRVINRPQSFETVKEVTLAAREIGYHSVNFDLIYGLPKQQLSSVSDTFDKVSELMPDRIAYYSYAHVPWKTKGQRIFTDADIPDSAGKRALYDLGNEKLAELGYSDVGMDHFSLPHDELYIAREAKRLHRNFMGYNTSHTELLVGLGASSISDAKYAYAQNIKLIKAYEEASMNDKLNLEKGYFLSDEDVIVKRAILDITCRRELSFTDDLKAYLPATIKEELQVLADEKIITVDNEKLIVTDLGMIFLRNIAKLFDNKLRYAKSGEDNMFSKSI
- a CDS encoding DUF169 domain-containing protein; protein product: MKKELQQEFIAKWGKYFGKDTELPICFWYGNDRVQDQEIVAKSWNCIIGLLHKIRKGFSASFSADSIGCMEGKCYSGFAGRPAGLNMFLSTGKEKYLKTPEIAQKAIDLFPVFTSPAKYITFKTWDQLNETDEPEVVIFFATPDVLSGLFTLANFDQTDPFTNIAPFSSGCGSIISYPFQECKKENPRAILGMFDVSARPYVPENTLSYAIPMKKFEQMIQNMDDSFLTTEDWEKVKKRI